GAGCGGGGCTGGCGGTTCCGCAGCTGGTACGTGAACCTGGAGGAGCCCCGGACCCGGTGGTCCGGCGGGGTCGACTCCGAGGACCACTTCCTGGACATCTCCGTGTACCCCGACCGCAGCTGGTTCTGGCGCGACGAGGACGAGTTCGCGCAGGCACAGCGGTGCGGGCTGATGGGCGCCGCGCAGGCCGAGCGGGTACGGCGGGCCGGCGCCGCGGCCGTCGAGCTGATCGGCGCGTGGGGGGCGCCGTTCTCGGACGGCTGGGAGGACTGGCGGCCGGATCCGGCCTGGACGGTTCCGGATCTTCCGGCGGACTGGGACCGCACCCCGGCGCACACGGCACCGTGAGACCCTTGATGCGCCCCCGGGGTGCAAACGTAGGATCGTCCTCCGCAAGGCCGTGACGCATCAACCAGTGAGTACAGCGCAGGACCTGACCGTAAGTCATTCAAGAGGGGGAGAGCGTGCCGGACGTGTGCCCGGGTGTGCGTACCCCTGCCGATTCCGTGTTCGCATCGACGTCCCGTCCGGGGTTTAGCCCCGGTGACGGCGCGGCATCGGCTGACAGAGCGATGGCATCGCACAACCGGCCCGGACGGACGGAATCCCACGCGTGACGGAGCATCCCACCTCCCACGAAGGCCGCCAGCCCCTGGCTGACCGCCCGCAGGAACGCACCCGGCCGCGCCCCGACGCCCCGGCGGTCCCGGCGCCGGGCGATCACGGCGTGCTGCCCGACGCCGCGCCGTCGCCGCGCGGGGTCGAGCCGGGGCG
This sequence is a window from Streptomyces sp. HUAS YS2. Protein-coding genes within it:
- a CDS encoding DUF402 domain-containing protein; protein product: MTASAASQHSAHWAPGDRILWRYRGIGSGDVHICRPVTVVQDTAELLAVWMAPGTECVKPVLTDGTPVHEEPLATRYTAPRTTTRAHWHGTGVLKLARPDEPWSVWLFWERGWRFRSWYVNLEEPRTRWSGGVDSEDHFLDISVYPDRSWFWRDEDEFAQAQRCGLMGAAQAERVRRAGAAAVELIGAWGAPFSDGWEDWRPDPAWTVPDLPADWDRTPAHTAP